One Xylocopa sonorina isolate GNS202 unplaced genomic scaffold, iyXylSono1_principal scaffold0014, whole genome shotgun sequence genomic window carries:
- the LOC143431784 gene encoding histone-lysine N-methyltransferase SETMAR-like, with amino-acid sequence MESNKQHFRHILLFYFRKGKNAVQARKKLTDVYGEGVLTVRQCQNWFAKFRSGNFDVEDAPRSGRPVEADKDAIKALVDANRRITTREIGERLNLSNSTVYGHLKGMGLTSKLDVWVPHVLTERNLCRRVDACDSLLKRQENDPFLKRIITGDEKWVVYNNVKRKRSWSRKDEPAQSVSKANIHQKKLLPDNTTINSEVYCHQLDKLNDSLKEKRPELINRKGSTRIMRDLTQVWSLAKNFYSLNGTYCNIHHILQIWRLPTTICSGPCKIFWMAKPLPQMKMSKTT; translated from the exons ATGGAGAGCAATAAGCAGCATTTTCGTCATATTTTACTTTTTTACTTCAGAAAAGGTAAAAATGCTGTCCAAGCGAGAAAAAAATTGACGGATGTGTATGGAGAAGGCGTGTTAACAGTACGCCAGTGCCAGAACTGGTTTGCAAAATTTCGATCCGGCAATTTTGATGTCGAAGATGCACCACGGTCTGGAAGGCCGGTCGAAGCTGACAAAGATGCGATAAAGGCATTAGTTGATGCAAATCGGCGAATAACCACACGAGAGATCGGTGAGAGATTAAATTTGTCGAATTCGACTGTTTATGGCCATTTGAAAGGCATGGGCTTAACCTCGAAGCTCGATGTGTGGGTGCCCCATGTCCTTACGGAGCGAAATTTGTGTCGTCGCGTTGACGCGTGTGATTCGCTCCTCAAACGTCAAGAAAATGATCCATTTTTGAAGCGGATTATTACTGGGGACGAAAAATGGGTTGTATACAACAATGTTAAACGCAAGAGGTCATGGAGCAGAAAAGATGAACCGGCTCAAAGCGTGTCAAAAGCCAACATTCACCAAAAAAAG CTTTTGCCGGACAATACAACGATTAATTCAGAAGTCTATTGTCATCAGCTGGACAAATTGAAtgattcacttaaagagaagaGGCCCGAATTAATCAACAGGAAGGGTTCCACCAGGATAATGCGAGACCTCACACAAGTTTGGTCACTCGCCAAAAACTTTTACAGCTTGAATGGGACGTACTGCAACATCCACCATATTCTCCAGATCTGGCGCCTTCCGACTACTATTTGTTCCGGTCCCTGCAAAATTTTTTGGATGGCAAAACCTTTACCTCAAATGAAGATGTCAAAAACCACCTGA